TCCGGCAGGCCCTCCGGGCCCCAGCGCATCCCGCCGGGGCACCAGCAGGCGCCCGTGCCCCCGCAGGGCCCCCCGGCGCCGGACTCGACCGGGCACATCCAGCTGCCGCCGGGCGGGCCGGTTCCCATACCCGTGCCGCATCCCGCCGACAGCGGTACGGGCGCTGCCACACTCGCCGTCCTGCTGATCGGCCCCGCCGGCGCGGGCAAGACGACCGTCGCCCGGCACTGGGCGGCCCGCCGGCAGGTTCCCACCGCCCACATCAGCCTCGACGACGTACGCGAATGGGTCTGCTCAGGCTTCGCCGACCCGCAGTCGGGGTGGAACGAGCACTCCGAGGCCCAGTACCGCCTCGCCCGCCGCACCTGCGGCTTCGCCGCCCGTAACTTCCTGGCCAACGGCATCTCCTGCATCCTCGACGACGCGGTCTTCCCCGACCGCCCGGTCGTCGGGCTCGGCGGCTGGAAGCGCCATGTCGGCCCCGGACTGCTGCCCGTGGTCCTGCTGCCCGGCCTGGAGATCGTGCTGGAGCGGAACGCGGAGCGCAGCGGCAACCGCCGGCTCTCGGACGAGGAAGTGGCGGGCATCCACGGCCGGATGGCCGGCTGGTACGGCTCCGGGCTGCCGATCATCGACAACTCCAAGTACGACGTCGAGACGACGGCCCGGGTGCTCGACGACGTACTCGCCCGGTCGATCGCCAGCCCGCCGGCCTGGTAGCACGGCCGCCGGACCCCCTTCGCGCCACCGTAAGGGGCCCGTCCGCGCGGGCTCCGGCCCGCCCCGGTCGGACGCGTCGGCCGCGCCGAGCCGGGCCCGCGCTCATAGGCTCGATACATGTCAGAGGTGTATGCGGTCCGTCGCGGTCGGCTGCGCGACCGGTGCGCCGCGGCCGGCAGCGATGCCGCCCTGGTGTCCCTGCCGGCCAACGTCCGCTATCTCGCGGGCGGCGCACCACCGGGCGCCGTTCTGCTGCTGGGCGTTGCCGACCAGCGGGACGTACTCCTCTGCCCCCGTACCCCCAGCGGCGCCCCCGCCGACAGCCGCCCCGACGAACGGCTGCGGCTGAGCATGCTGCCCACCGCCGCGGGCGATCCGGCCGTTGCCGCGGCCGACCTCCTCGACGCGTCCACCGCCCGGACGCTCGCCGTCGAGGAGCACCATCTGACCGTCGCCCGCCACCGCGCCATCGGCTCGGTGGCACCCCGGCTGCTCCTCGCCGATCTCGGCTGCGCCGTCGAACAGGAACGCACCGTCAAGGACGAGGGGGAGATCGCCCAGCTGCGGATCGCCGCCGAGATCTCCGACCAGGCACTGGGCGAACTGCTCGAATCGATCCTCGTCGGCCGCACCGAACGCCATCTCGCGCTGGAGCTGGAGCGGCGGCTGGTCGACCACGGCGCCGACGGACCGGCCTTCCGCACCTCGGTCGCCACCGGGCCGAACGCGGGCCGCGCGGGCCACCGGCCCTCGGACCGCAGGGTCGAGGAGGGAGATTTCCTCTCCGTTCGCCTCGGCGCCAACTACCACGGATACCGTTGCGAGATCGGCCGCACGTTCGTCATCGGAACGTCGCCCGCCGACTGGCAGATCGAGCTGTACGACCTGGTCTTCGCGGCACAACGGGCAGGTCGGGAGGCTCTGACACCCGGTACGGCCTACCGCGACGTGGACCGCGCGGCCCGTCAGCCGCTGGAGTCGGCGGGGTACGGCGAGGGGCTCGCGGCCCGTACCGGACACGGTGTGGGGCTCGAAATCGACGAGGACCCGCAGTTGGCACCCGCTGCCATGGGTAAACTGGACGCTTGTGTGCCGGTCACCGTCGAACCGGGGGTCCACCTCCCGGGCCGGGGCGGCGTCCGGATCGATGACACGCTCGTCGTCCGCCCCGAGGCGGACGGCGGACCCGAGCTACTCACCATCACGACCAAGGAACTGCTCGCGCTCTAGCGATCCGGCAGGCTCTGCCGGCCGCGTCGGCGGCGCGCACCCGTGGTCCCACCCAGCTTCAGTCCAGGAGATTCCGCAACCGTGGCTTCCACGAACGACCTCAAGAACGGCATGGTGCTCAAGCTCGACTCTGGCCAGCTCTGGTCCGTCGTCGAGTTCCAGCACGTCAAGCCTGGCAAGGGCCCGGCCTTTGTGCGTACCAAGCTGAAGAACGTGCTCTCCGGCAAGGTCGTCGACAAGACCTTCAACGCCGGCGTGAAGGTCGAGACGGCCAGCGTCGACCGCCGCGACATGCAGTTCTCGTACATGGACGGCGAGTACTTCGTCTTCATGGACATGGGCACCTACGACCAGATCCACATCAGCCGCGAGGTCGTCGGCGACGCCGCGAACTTCCTCCTGGAGGGCTTCGAGGCCACGGTGGCGATGTACGAGGGCAACGCCCTCTACGTCGAGCTGCCCGCCGCCGTCGAGCTGGTCATCGAGCACACCGACCCCGGTGTGCAGGGCGACCGCTCCACCGGTGGCTCCAAGCCCGCCAAGCTGGAGACCGGTTACGAGATCGGTGTCCCGCTCTTCATCACGACCGGCGAGAAGATCAAGGTCGACACGCGCTCCGGTGAGTACCTCGGCCGGGTGAACAGCTAACCGTGGCTGCCCGCAACAAGGCCCGTAAGCGCGCCTTCCAGATCCTCTTCGAGGCCGACCAGCGCGGGGCGCCCGTGCAGACGGTCCTCGCGGACTGGCTCCGGCACGCGCGGACCGACGACCGCCAGCCGCCGGTCAGCGAGTACACGATGGAACTCGTCGAGGGATACGCGAAGTACGCCGAGCGGATCGACGAACTCATCGGCACCTACTCGGTGGGCTGGACGCTCGACCGGATGCCGGTCGTCGACCGGAACATCGTGCGGCTCGGTACGTACGAGCTGGTGTGGGTGGACGGAACGCCCGACGCCGTGGTGATCGACGAGGCGGTACAGCTCGCCAAGGAGTTCTCGACCGACGACTCGCCGTCGTTCGTGAACGGTCTCCTCGGCCGCTTCAAGGACCTCAAGCCGAGCCTGCTCCGCGCCGACTAGACGGCCGACGCCGTCGAGCGTGGACTCAAGCGCCGGACGGGCCGCACACGCGGCCCGTCCGGCGCTTGAGTGCGTTACGGGCGGGGGCGGGCGCTCCGGCCCGTAACGGTCGTCGAACGGGCGGCCGGGTCTCGATCTTCTGTCGTTGGGCCATCCGGGTGAGGCGCGCCTCGTGCGCACCGGTGTGCTCCGCTCGTATCCGCGTTCGATCCGCCCGCGCGAGGGTGACATCTCTCTCGCTCCGTGACCGGGCCGCACGCGCCGGAGGGGCGGCCCGCCGCTCGCGGTCCGCCCCTCCGGATGTGACGTTTCTGCTGTTCTGTACCGCGGTGTCAGCCCTCGTCGTGGGCCACGGCGCGGCGCGCGTCCGCGTCCAGCACACCCCAGCTGATCAGCTGCTCGGTGAGGACCGAGGGCGACTGGTCGTAGATGACCGCGAGGGTGCGCAGGTCGTCCTGGCGGATCGACAGCACCTTGCCGTTGTAGTCACCGCGCTGGCTCTGGATGGTCGCCGCGTAACGCTGGAGCGGGCCGGCCTTCTCCTGCGGGACATGGGCGAGACGCTCCAGGTCAAGAACGAGCTTCGGCGGCGGCTCGGCGGCCCCGCCCGGCGTGGTGCCCGGCAGGAGCTCCTGCACCGGCACACCGTAGAAGTCGGCCAGCTCGGCGAGGCGCTGCACGGTCACGGCGCGGTCGCCGCGCTCGTACGACCCCACCACCACGGCCTTCCAACGGCCCTGGGACTTCTCCTCCACGCCGTGGAGGGAGAGGCCCTGCTGGGTGCGGATGGCGCGGAGCTTGGCCCCGAGCTGCTTTGCGTATTCGCTGGACATAAGGCTCCCCGGACGCTGGGACAATCTGCGGCTCCGCCGCGTGGCTGGTAACTCACTGTGAGGTTACGCAGCGTGACTTGGATGCGTCAAGCCGAATGCCGCGGACCCGCCCCGCGACAAGTCCGGAAAAGGCCGCCGGACCTGGTAATGTCGACGGCGCAAATCCGACGTCCTTTAACGTCCGTCCCGTGAGGCGGAGAAGGAGGTCCGTTTCTTATGGACACGCACAGCTCTGATGCCGCCCGCCCCGTGCTTGAGGCGCCCGACATCGCACGGGCACTGACCCGTATCGCCCACGAGATCGTCGAACGCGCCAAGGGCGCCGACGACGTGGTTCTGCTCGGCATCCCGACCCGCGGCGTCTTCCTGGCCCGGCGGCTCGGCGAGAAGCTCGAAGAGATCACCGGCGGCAAGATCCCGGTCGGCTCCCTCGACATCACGATGTACCGGGACGACCTGCGCATGCGGCCCGCCCGCGCGCTGGCCCGCACCGACATCCCGGCCGACGGCGTCGACGGACGCCTCGTCGTCCTCGTGGACGACGTGCTCTTCTCCGGCCGCACCATCCGCGCCGCCCTCGACGCGCTCGGCGACATCGGCCGGCCGCGCGCCGTCCAGCTCGCCGTCCTCGTCGACCGCGGCCACCGCGAACTGCCCATCCGCGCGGACTACGTGGGCAAGAACCTCCCCACCTCGCTGCGCGAGACGGTCAAGGTGCAGCTCGCCGAGGAGGACGGCCGCGACACGGTGCTGCTCGGCCTGAAGAAGCCCGACCCGGCCGAGCCCGCCCCGGCCGGCGAGCAGTAGCGCGGTCCTCCCGTACGCCGCGGGCCGGCACAAGGCCGCGGCGTCGGCGCGCCCCGATGCCGCCGTGCCCGCCCGGGAGCACCCCGGACCCCGGAACCACCTCCACACAACGGAGCACCACCGATGTTGCGCCTCACAGGGGCAAGCCCCCGTACCCCCGGCCATCTGATCTCCGCCGCCGACCTCACCCGCGACGACGCCGTGCTGATCCTCGACACCGCCGAGGAGATGGCCCGGGTCGCCGACCGGCCCATCAAGAAGCTGCCGACGCTGCGCGGCCGTACGGTCGTCAACCTCTTCTTCGAGGACTCGACCCGCACCCGGATCTCCTTCGAGGCCGCCGCCAAACGCCTCTCCGCCGATGTCATCAACTTCTCGGCCAAGGGCTCGTCGGTCTCCAAAGGAGAGTCGCTCAAGGACACCGCGCTGACGCTGGAGGCGATGGGCGCCGACGCCGTCGTCATCCGCCACGGCTCCTCGGGTGCCCCGTACCGTCTCGCCAACTCCGGCTGGATCGACGGCGCCGTCATCAACGCCGGTGACGGCACGCACGAACACCCCACCCAGGCGCTGCTCGACGCCTTCACGATGCGCCGCAGGCTCGTCGGCGCCGACGCGGGCATCGGCAGGGACCTCGAAGGGTGCCGGATCACGATCGTCGGCGACATCCTGCACAGCCGCGTCGCCCGCTCCAACGTCCTGCTGCTGCACACGCTCGGCGCCGAGGTCACACTCGTCGCCCCGCCGACCCTGCTGCCGATCGGCGTCGAGCGGTGGCCCTGCGAGGTGTCGTACGACCTCGACCAGGTGCTGCCCAAGTCCGACGCCGTGATGATGCTCCGGGTCCAGCGCGAGCGGATGAACGCCGCCTTCTTCCCGACCGAGCGCGAGTACTCACGGCGCTACGGGCTCGACGGCGAGCGGATGGCCCGGATGCCCGACAACTCGATCGTCATGCACCCCGGCCCGATGAACCGCGGTATGGAGATCACCGCCGAGGTCGCCGACTCCGATCGCTGCACGGCCGTCGAACAGGTCGCCAACGGCGTCTCGACGCGGATGGCCGTCCTGTATCTGCTGCTGGGCGGCAACGAACCCGCCGTCACCCATTCCCGCGCGTCGTCCGCCACCGAGGAGAGCAAGTAACCATGAGCAAGACCCTGATCCGTGGCGCCAAGGTGCTCGGCGGCGAACCGTGCGACGTCCTCATCGACGGCACGGTCATCGAGCGGGTGGGCATCGGCATCGAGGCGGGTGACGCCACCGTCGTGGCGGCCGAGGGACAGATCCTGCTGCCCGGCCTGGTCGACCTGCACACGCATCTGCGCGAGCCCGGCCGCGAGGACTCCGAGACCGTCCTCACCGGCACCAGGGCGGCGGCTGTGGGCGGCTTCACCGCCGTACACGCGATGGCCAACACCTTCCCCGTCGCCGACACCGCCGGCGTCGTCGAGCAGGTCTGGCGGCTCGGCCGGGAGTCCGGCTACTGCGACGTCCAGCCCGTCGGGGCCGTCACCGTCGGCCTGGAGGGCAAGCAGCTCGCCGAACTCGGCGCCATGCACGACTCGGCCGCCGGGGTGCGGGTCTTCTCCGACGACGGCAAGTGCGTGGACGACGCGGTGATCATGCGCCGGGCCCTGGAGTACGTGAAGGCCTTCGACGGAGTCATCGCCCAGCACGCCCAGGAGCCCCGGCTCACCGAGGGCGCCCAGATGAACGAGGGCATCGTCTCGGCGGAGCTCGGCCTCGGCGGCTGGCCCGCCGTCGCCGAGGAGTCGATCATCGCCCGGGACGTCCTGCTGGCCGCCCATGTCGGCTCCCGCGTCCACATCTGCCATCTCTCCACGGCCGGTTCGGTCGAGATCATCCGGTGGGCCAAGTCGAAGGGCTGGAACGTCACCGCCGAGGTCACCCCGCACCATCTGCTGCTGACGGACGAACTCGTACGGAGCTACAACCCGCTCTACAAGGTGAACCCGCCGCTGCGTACCGAGGCCGACGTCCTGGCGCTGCGCGAGGCCCTCGCGGACGGCACGATCGACTGCGTCGCCACCGACCACGCCCCGCACCCGCACGAGGACAAGGACTGCGAGTGGGCGGCGGCGGCCATGGGCATGGTCGGCCTGGAGACCGCGCTCTCCGTCGTCCAGGAGACGATGGTCGACACCGGTCTCATCGACTGGGCGGGCGTCGCCGACCGGATGTCCGTGCGGCCCGCGCAGATCGGCCGTCTCGCCGGTCACGGCCGTCCCGTCTCGGCAGGTGAGCCCGCCAACCTCACGCTCGTCGATCCCGCTTACCGTGGAGTGGTGGACCCCGCGGGCTTCGCCTCCCGCAGCCGCAACACCCCCTACCAGGGCCGCGAGCTGCCGGGACGTGTAACCCACACCTTCCTGCGGGGCCGTGCCACGGTCGTCGACGGGAATCTGGCGTGAGCGCTGAACTGATCAATCTGGCCGCCGAGCAGAAGTCGGCGGAGGTGACCGACTGGGCCGCCCGCATCGGCTGGGCGGTGGGTCTGCTCCTGTTCATCGCTTTCGTGTACTGGCTGATGCGCCAGGGCTGGAAGTGGCGCGGGAGCCTCCAGTCCGACCTGCCGGAGCTGCCCCAGGCGCCGGAGGCCCCCGGAGACGTACGGCTGCGGCTCAGCGGCCGGTACCACGGCTCCACGACCGCCGGTCAGTGGCTGGACCGGATCGTCGCCCACGGCCTCGGCGTCCGCAGCCGGGTGGAGCTGACGCTCACCGACGCGGGCGTGACCGTCGTACGGCCCGGGGCCACCGACTTCTTCGTCCCGGCGGGCCAACTGCGCGCCGCCCGGCTCGACAAGGGCATCGCGGGCAAGGTACTCGCCGAGGGCGGACTGCTGATCCTCACCTGGCAGCACGGC
The nucleotide sequence above comes from Streptomyces sp. NBC_01716. Encoded proteins:
- a CDS encoding dihydroorotase, with protein sequence MSKTLIRGAKVLGGEPCDVLIDGTVIERVGIGIEAGDATVVAAEGQILLPGLVDLHTHLREPGREDSETVLTGTRAAAVGGFTAVHAMANTFPVADTAGVVEQVWRLGRESGYCDVQPVGAVTVGLEGKQLAELGAMHDSAAGVRVFSDDGKCVDDAVIMRRALEYVKAFDGVIAQHAQEPRLTEGAQMNEGIVSAELGLGGWPAVAEESIIARDVLLAAHVGSRVHICHLSTAGSVEIIRWAKSKGWNVTAEVTPHHLLLTDELVRSYNPLYKVNPPLRTEADVLALREALADGTIDCVATDHAPHPHEDKDCEWAAAAMGMVGLETALSVVQETMVDTGLIDWAGVADRMSVRPAQIGRLAGHGRPVSAGEPANLTLVDPAYRGVVDPAGFASRSRNTPYQGRELPGRVTHTFLRGRATVVDGNLA
- a CDS encoding aminopeptidase P family protein; this translates as MSEVYAVRRGRLRDRCAAAGSDAALVSLPANVRYLAGGAPPGAVLLLGVADQRDVLLCPRTPSGAPADSRPDERLRLSMLPTAAGDPAVAAADLLDASTARTLAVEEHHLTVARHRAIGSVAPRLLLADLGCAVEQERTVKDEGEIAQLRIAAEISDQALGELLESILVGRTERHLALELERRLVDHGADGPAFRTSVATGPNAGRAGHRPSDRRVEEGDFLSVRLGANYHGYRCEIGRTFVIGTSPADWQIELYDLVFAAQRAGREALTPGTAYRDVDRAARQPLESAGYGEGLAARTGHGVGLEIDEDPQLAPAAMGKLDACVPVTVEPGVHLPGRGGVRIDDTLVVRPEADGGPELLTITTKELLAL
- the nusB gene encoding transcription antitermination factor NusB, translating into MAARNKARKRAFQILFEADQRGAPVQTVLADWLRHARTDDRQPPVSEYTMELVEGYAKYAERIDELIGTYSVGWTLDRMPVVDRNIVRLGTYELVWVDGTPDAVVIDEAVQLAKEFSTDDSPSFVNGLLGRFKDLKPSLLRAD
- a CDS encoding AAA family ATPase, with protein sequence MQYAMGAPPPPPHGSAHGAGGQGAGAWAHGSPPHGPPPHGAPHSGPPAGPPAPHGQPPVPGAAPYGPPPVPGGPRQHGAPHPHGAPQPPQGPPPSGRPSGPQRIPPGHQQAPVPPQGPPAPDSTGHIQLPPGGPVPIPVPHPADSGTGAATLAVLLIGPAGAGKTTVARHWAARRQVPTAHISLDDVREWVCSGFADPQSGWNEHSEAQYRLARRTCGFAARNFLANGISCILDDAVFPDRPVVGLGGWKRHVGPGLLPVVLLPGLEIVLERNAERSGNRRLSDEEVAGIHGRMAGWYGSGLPIIDNSKYDVETTARVLDDVLARSIASPPAW
- the efp gene encoding elongation factor P translates to MASTNDLKNGMVLKLDSGQLWSVVEFQHVKPGKGPAFVRTKLKNVLSGKVVDKTFNAGVKVETASVDRRDMQFSYMDGEYFVFMDMGTYDQIHISREVVGDAANFLLEGFEATVAMYEGNALYVELPAAVELVIEHTDPGVQGDRSTGGSKPAKLETGYEIGVPLFITTGEKIKVDTRSGEYLGRVNS
- the pyrR gene encoding bifunctional pyr operon transcriptional regulator/uracil phosphoribosyltransferase PyrR, which produces MDTHSSDAARPVLEAPDIARALTRIAHEIVERAKGADDVVLLGIPTRGVFLARRLGEKLEEITGGKIPVGSLDITMYRDDLRMRPARALARTDIPADGVDGRLVVLVDDVLFSGRTIRAALDALGDIGRPRAVQLAVLVDRGHRELPIRADYVGKNLPTSLRETVKVQLAEEDGRDTVLLGLKKPDPAEPAPAGEQ
- a CDS encoding aspartate carbamoyltransferase catalytic subunit, translated to MLRLTGASPRTPGHLISAADLTRDDAVLILDTAEEMARVADRPIKKLPTLRGRTVVNLFFEDSTRTRISFEAAAKRLSADVINFSAKGSSVSKGESLKDTALTLEAMGADAVVIRHGSSGAPYRLANSGWIDGAVINAGDGTHEHPTQALLDAFTMRRRLVGADAGIGRDLEGCRITIVGDILHSRVARSNVLLLHTLGAEVTLVAPPTLLPIGVERWPCEVSYDLDQVLPKSDAVMMLRVQRERMNAAFFPTEREYSRRYGLDGERMARMPDNSIVMHPGPMNRGMEITAEVADSDRCTAVEQVANGVSTRMAVLYLLLGGNEPAVTHSRASSATEESK
- a CDS encoding PH-like domain-containing protein; this encodes MNLAAEQKSAEVTDWAARIGWAVGLLLFIAFVYWLMRQGWKWRGSLQSDLPELPQAPEAPGDVRLRLSGRYHGSTTAGQWLDRIVAHGLGVRSRVELTLTDAGVTVVRPGATDFFVPAGQLRAARLDKGIAGKVLAEGGLLILTWQHGDRLLDSGFRSDRAAEHTAWVDAVNLMNQSMTTDDAPATDASATTHGAPFTTEGTAR
- the bldD gene encoding transcriptional regulator BldD is translated as MSSEYAKQLGAKLRAIRTQQGLSLHGVEEKSQGRWKAVVVGSYERGDRAVTVQRLAELADFYGVPVQELLPGTTPGGAAEPPPKLVLDLERLAHVPQEKAGPLQRYAATIQSQRGDYNGKVLSIRQDDLRTLAVIYDQSPSVLTEQLISWGVLDADARRAVAHDEG